In one Nicotiana tomentosiformis chromosome 6, ASM39032v3, whole genome shotgun sequence genomic region, the following are encoded:
- the LOC138893538 gene encoding uncharacterized protein, whose amino-acid sequence MITGGGNDVLINSVKFTTTHKLKWSITHEQYDELEESIIFDKSDTHGLAFPHYDAIVITLRILHTDVRRIMVDDGSGAYIIHPRVLAQMKLEDKIVPRCITLTCFNNAVERTSGEITLSVLAGGITLETTFHIMDQDTAYNAIIGRP is encoded by the coding sequence ATGATCACCGGGGGTGGCAACGATGTTTTGATCAACAGCGTaaagttcaccacaacccacaagctcaaatggTCGATCACTCATGAACAATatgacgaactcgaagaaagtatcatctttgaCAAGTCAGATACCCACGGTTTggctttccctcactatgatgccatTGTTATCACTTTACGAATATTACATACAGATGTAAGACGCATTATGGTGGACGATGGGAGCGGCGCGTAcattatccatcctcgagtacttgcacaaatgaaactcgaggataagatagttcCACGCTGTATCACGCTAACatgttttaacaatgcagttgaacgaacGTCTGGAGAAATCACGCTCTCCGTCTTGGCCGGCGGCATCactctggaaaccacattccacatcatggaccaggatacggcgtacaacgccataataggTCGACCCTAG